Genomic segment of Trichoderma breve strain T069 chromosome 7 map unlocalized scaffold00007, whole genome shotgun sequence:
GCTCTGGGGCTGGTGTTTGGATCGTTGTCAAGGGGAAAGTAAAGGATACATGGTCTCCTAAACTCCGCAGAGTTTCTACTCATGAATTCTGTCGCTTGGATAGGCGTCTTACCAAGAGAGGAAATTATCGCGACATCCGCAGTAGCGGACCGGCGACCCGTAGATATTGCCCGAAACGGCAATCGGCCTGTTTGAACGGTTCGGCCGGATGTGTATTCCAACCGCAACTCAAATATTGTGTCTTTCAACTTCATGTTTCTCAAGAGGGAAAGTTTCCCGATGAACCTCATGATGCATATAATTCGTTGTGTTTTTATTTCATTCCGATTCTTCATCGTTTTCACTACATGAGAATTAGTTTAGTCCGCCGGGTATTCCCAATAACGGATCTATTGATTGCTAAAATACGAACTCGGTCTCGCCACCTCCAGCTTTTACAAGCTATCGTAGCAAATTGCAAACCGAGACGTAAGTTTGTTTGTCACGTAAACACTGATAGAATGTCATTGCGGCAAGTTCACTGATATGATCGGTACGATTACTCTTTGGAGAATTGATGTGGCGATCATTACATCTCGGTCGAGTGCAACTCGTCTCGGAGACTTTGAAGAGGCCGCCATACGCGTCGGTGAAGAGACAGGATGAGAAACTGATTTTGATTATTTCCAAGAAACTAACATGCCTCCAAGGTACAGTATTGCATTAGACTAGTATGGAACGTGAGCAGCTACAGCCTTTTGCTCCTCAAGTGCAACTTGATAGCTCAGAATTATTCCTCTATCATATGCCTGAATGGATGCTTCTCTCACCCTATTCACGTATTCCCCATGCGTATGATACAACTCTGTCAATTTTGCCTCGTCATATGGAATGGTAGCTCCATTCAAACCTGTACCAACAAGACCGACATACTTCGCAATGGGAACAGTAATCTCTGGGAGCCGGACTCCTCCAATGACATTACCATCAGAGGCACGATTCAGTATCGGTGTGGTGCCGTTGAGATATCCTTCGATCAATGGCATCGGTGAGGGTGGATTACGATGTTTAACCCAAGCTGGAAGCAAACGGAATGCGGCATCCACAACTGGAAGCCAATTTACTCGACTCCAATTTTGAGAGAGCTGCTGCGGAGGTTCAACGCCATCACGATTAAGCGTCAATAAGAGATTTTCGTATAATGGCACGTTGACATGTGAAGCTCCAGCTACCTCCCAATAACGAAACTTTGGCGTATCGGGTTGGCGTGTACCAAATAGGATGGTGTAGGAAGCTTCTAATTCGCTGTTGATCATAAAGACTGCAATCTGCAAGTCTGTTCGTATCATTGCCGAAACTGTCGGAGCCTGTTCTCCAGCCGATGTATGATCAGTAGAAAAGGTAGCCGCCTGGCTGGCAGATAGCAATGGCATAGTAGCGTCGAATACATTTGTAAGGGGTTGTATACCATTGGTGTATGCGAGGACGCGGGAACCAGATTGTGAACCACCAACTCCGACGACAATATCCGGAGAAAACCCGCCCAGTATCTTTACCTGTCCTTGAGGTGATTTGATAAGTCTAGCAACCTGGGTATAAATATCATAGCTGACAGTATCATTGGGAATGGTTAAAGATCCGTAGCGATCTGAGTCCCACTGATGAAGGCCCTGGGGATTCGGAATATTGAGCCCGGATATTCCAACACGCTGCGCAGATACAATGACATAGATAGATCCATCTTCGTAGAGTCCAGGAGCATCTCCACCAAAAGTGACTTCGTAGCCAAATGATACGTTGATCCATTCCAAAAGGGCAACACCGCTGAATCGGGAACGATGTTTTGGTCTGCGTACGAGAATTCGGGTCTTGTAATAACTACTCTTTGTAGGCTTCAAATTCCATTTGCCGTCCAAACTGAGATTTCCAACTGGTTCATACTCCGTCGCGTTCCCTGTCAAGAAGAATTCTTCTTCGATGTAGCCGATTTCGTCAATGTTTCCATAATAGCTCGCAAATGGGTATCCCCTTTGGCCACCACTAATAGGACCGTCAACTTTGGGTAGCTTGCAGGTGTTCTTTCCGTCATTCATGTTGGTAAAAGCCAGAGGAAAAATCCCAAACAAAAGTAGAAGTGGTCTCATGGTTAAAGTAGTAACGAAATCTTGCTAATGTAACGACGATATTTGATGTGCGTATATTAGGTGGCTATGATTGACATcattatataactttttatttatttctcCTATTAGTTTTCAACAATATTAGGTGCACCTCATTGCCAGATTATAAAAGGGACTTCCTAATAAAGAAATATTCACGAATTAGCTCCTCCGCTGCTATTGTGTAGAGATCCtaggcttcttcttctatggCCATCGTTCTGAACCGGAAAGGGCACTAGTATTCAATGGTTTGGCATAGCCTATGTTACTACTGGAGATGCTAATATTACCCCTCATTTCTTAATTAAGTATAAATCTATAGTTCTCATCCTCGGTAACACATATCTGTATAGATACGGGCTGTTGAAAATTGCTGCTCCTCAAAGTTGTAATATCCTTTCTAGCAATAGAAGAGAAATGCCAAACGCCCTTGGTTGAATTACATAGGTAAGTAAATTGTTCAGATGGAGTAACAATTCACGCAGGGTATGGAAACACGCATGGAAGATTGCTTTTGCCAGGTAATTTAGTTTGAACGACAGCCTTGTTCAACGAAACATTTATAGAACTCTTCCACTGATATCATTCATCGCAGTCAGTAGGTTTGTAGGTTGAATCTAGCAACTGCAGCCTAAGAGAGTACTCTTCCGACTTTTATTAGAGAGTTTAAAGTACAGGTAGTGTGACTGCAGCGTGGAATGGATTTGCGCAATGCATGCCCGACTCAATCTTGGTGAGTGATTGTAATATAGTAGTAACTCTACACCAAATCTGCTAACCATAGGAAATTAAAGGCGAATGTCTTCAAACCTATTTACAGAAAGCTGTTTACAGAGTATGAGAAACATATCGGTAGATAATTAAGCCTTAGATTTGACTAGATGTGGGGGAACCGCTAACAATCCCCCACATCTAGTCAAATCTAAGGCCTGACGTTGCATCTGGTATTTCCATATGTAATAGCCTATTACAATTTACTACTAATAGGCGAAAATAGTGAAGAAACGGTGCTGGAGATCTGCTCTCTAATAGGGATTAGTCTCCAGCTGACAAATATATTTCGCCCTTGGTCTCGATAAAAGCCCTGTTGATGGACAAAGTCTTACAATTGAGCGCAAAAATATTACTTCCCTTTACTGTTGGCAATTCGAATGAAAAGTGATTCACAATGTCGGAGGAATTGGTTTTGTTTGATATCCCTAGTAAGAAGGAAGCCGGCAACCGGGGTTGGTCTGGCAACACTTGGAAAAGTAAGTCAAACCACAAGAGTCAGGACTCAGGAAGAGGTTCTCGACATGAATAATTGTACGAAAAGGTATATTGTAATATCTAGCTGCTGACATATTTTCATTTTGACAGCCCGCATCGTTCTCAACTATAAAAACATACCTTACAAAACCCAGTGGATAGAGTATCCAGACATTGCAGCAACTTTTGCCTCATATGGCATTCCTCCAAACCCCGCTTCATCATCGGACGCTACTTACACCGTCCCCGTGGTGAAATTTCCCAACGGCGACTACCTAATGCAGTCGTATGCTATTGCGCAAAAGCTGGAGGAGTTATTCCCTGAGCCTTCTTTGCATCTCGAGAGCGAATCCTACAACAAAGTCGTGGCTGCTTGGTCCAAGATTGACCCTGCCCTAGCCCCGGAAACGAGGCCCAGGGTGCCGAAAAATATCCTCAACCCCGCAAGTGTCGAGTATTTCGAGCGTACGCGGGCCGCTCGACTTGGCATGACTTTGGAAGAACTTTCCAAATCTGATAAAGCAGGGGAGGCTGCCTGGGCTGCCGCCGAGCCTGGTTTGCAGGCGCTGAAGGCGATTTTGACGGAAAATAGCTCCGGGCCATACATTGATGGTGATTCTGTCAGCTATGGGGACTTGGCACTTGCTGGCAACTACGCATTTTTCGGGACGATTCACGAGGATCTGCTTAAGAGGCTCCTGAGTTATGATGAGAGCCTCCAGAGACACTATGATGCGTGTAAGAAATGGTTGGAACGGAGCACTTACTAGCACTTAGGCATGCTGAGAGGAATCCATCGTGTCCTCTAGCCGATGCAAGTTTACTCGATATCTGTATGCATAGTCATATTATTCACAGTGATGCTATCCCATTCTCTGTATTTCATTGACGCAATATGCGGTAAAATACCTCCATAAATTAAGGCCGTATTAGAATTACCTCTATGATTCCTACTTTGGTCGCCTTCCAAAGGTAGCACGGCAATCCTGCAGATGCAGTCAACCATTCGCGTCTTATTAGCATTTAGTAAAGGTGGTGCAACGCGCCGTGAGTTTCATGGCGAACACGCATCTTATTGGACACTGAAAGCTGCATACCCATGTTGCATTAGGCATACGTTTATACCCACCCACTTAACGAAGATCAAGAGCACAGCTGAATCCCGCAACTTGACATCTCCATGATATGCGAAAATCAAATTTCATCATTACTAGCCTTGCAACCATTCTAAGCGAAGGGCAAAAATAATGCCTCGAAAGTCCATTTCTACATTCTTCAAAGGCCTTCGATCGAAGAGTCATGGAAGAAATGACCCAGCGGGAAGCTCCTTAAACGTGCTTGATCatggagagacagagagggGTCAATCTTTGCAGCTGATTAGACACTCCATCCTTCCACAACCAGGTCGCTCCACAAGTACGACACCACAGCCATCTACGCTTGGTAATGAGATTGTGGCAATAGATATTTTGCCCGCAGATACACCAGCCCATTCGATAGATGCCGCACATATGAATACAGATgataagaaaaagaatgCAACGTCACCAGAAGAAATTTGGGATGAAGCATACGATGGCCTGAAAGCAGAACAACCCCAATTGATGCATATTTATGAAGTCATTTTATCTAATAAGCTTCATGATTCCAATTCCGACCACCCACAGTCGGGAAACGAGACCAATACGATTGCGACCGCTGGTGATGAGCGACGTGCCCAAATGTTGGCGATCATGCAATACGGTCAAAACAGAGTCAAGAGGGAAgtcaagatcaaggaaaGTGTAAGAGAAGCTATGGAGATCGTGAATTCGATGAAATCAATAATAAGTACAGGCATTCAAGCCGCACCACAGGCCGCTCTTCCGTGGTCTATTGTGTCTATGGCCTTAGACGTAAGCTTGCACATATTTACCTCATTTTGGATAACAGACTAAACGATGGATAAGATTGTTCAAAATCCTGTCAAAGCACAGAAAGATAATATCGAGGGGATTGCATACACGACAAAAAGAATGAAGTGGTATTGGAGCTTGTCGAGTGATCTATTTCATGGAGATGGGTGTCTCAGAAATAATAACGGCGCCACCGATACTCAAAACGGCATACTTTTGCGACTTGTAGGGCTCTACAAAGAGATCATTCTATTTCAAGTCAAATCAATTTGCTCGTTTTATCGCAATCGTTGGCTTCAGCTATTTCGCGATTTTGTCATAAAAGACAATTGGAACGATAGTCTGAAAGAAATTCGAACACTGGAATTAGAGTTCCAAAATGACTATGCGACATACATGACTCTAGAGGAAAAGAGTATGAGCCACCAAATCAAAAATTGCCTTGAAAAGCTGGTCGCACTGCAAGTCAACAACTTAGAGCAACAAGATCGAGATTGTTTGAGAGACTTATACATTACCAATCCCCGAAATGATAAAGAACGCCTTCTGGATACCAAAGGTGGCCTTTTGCCGGATTCATACACCTGGGCAGTCAAGAGTGCCATGTTCCGACAATGGCATACAGAGAAGGAGACAAATCTACTTTGGATTAAAGGCAACCCgggcaaaggaaaaacaaTGATGATTTGCGGGCTCATTGAAGAGTTAGAGCACATGGAACCTCACCAAGACCTCCTATCATACTTCTTTTGCCAAGGCACAGACCCAAACTTCAACAATGCCACAGCGGTCTTACGCGGCATTATTTATTCGCTCGCAACCCAAAAGCCATCGCTCATTGAGCACGTGCAACAAGCATACAAAAATGTCGGCAGTAGAAGCCTTTTCGACGGAATCAACGCTTGGATAACGCTGTCAGGTGTATTTGTTAAAATGCTACAAGATCCTGCACTAGAAAATGCTTGTCTGATAGTCGACGCACTGGATGAGTGCGAATCGGATCGCAAGAAACTCTTGGATCTCATTGTTGGAAGCACTTTGGCTACCCCTCAGGTAAAATGGATCCTTTCAAGTCGGAATTACCCCGATATTGAGGCTAAGATACGTTCATGTCGAACAATTGCGGTAATTGATCTCGAAAGTAGTGCCACTCTTGTTTCGGAGAGCGTTGATGCATACATTCGTTGTAGAACACGACAATTGAGCCTAATTGAGGATAATGAAGTGCTTCAGGAGCAATTACAGCGTGCTATTTTGCAGAAGTCAAGCGGAACGTTTCTGTGGGCTGCACTCGTGTTCCAAGAGATCGAAGAGCGCCGCACATACGATGATGACGCCGAACTGCTGCAACTCTTAGACGCAATGCCTAGCGGATTAAGCGGCCTATACGAGAGAATGATGAATCAGATTAATCTACTAGTGCGCAGCGATCAAGAACGTTGTCGCAACATCTTGGCAACCATGGTGGCCGCATATCAACCATTAAATTTAGAGACACTACCAATAATGGCTGGACTAAAGGGCCGATTAACACAAGCTGAACCTCTGAAACTCTTGGTCCGAATGTGTGGATCATTTTTAACTATTAGAGGAGATGTCGTTTATTTCGTTCATCAATCAGCAAAAGACTACCTGATCGGAGAAGGTCGCAATCGCATTCTCCCCTCGGGAAGTGAAACTATCCACCGAGACATGTTCAACCGCTCACTGGAGGCCATGTCAAAGCCTGGAAAACTGCGACCAAACATATACTCTCTGCCATATCCTGGTGTCAAAATACACGAGATATCCCTACCGCAGCCAGATCCTCTTGCAAGCATTATGTATTGTTGCATGCACTGGCTTCAACATTTTTGTGACGGCATTTTTGGTGTTTATTCCGCGTCGAAAAATGACATATATGAAGGCGTCAACAAAATTTTCGATTTCCTCAAGCTACATTTCCTTCACTGGATTGAggcgttgagcttgtcaCAGAATTTGGAGGCCGGAGTCGTCTCTTTGCAAAATTTGATTAACTTGTTGACGGTTAGTTATATTCTCGCCTCCCAAATTACAGCACAATTTATAATTGACAAAACTAGCACGACTTAGATGAAACTGAGGCTATTCAGTTTTTCCAAGATGCTCTTCGCTTCATTCTCTACAACAGATTCATATTAGAAACAGCCCCTCTTCAGGTGTATATTTCTGCCATTATTTTCGCCCCTATGAAGAGCTATATACGACTTCACTTCAAAGACGCAATCTCATGGATCAAGACTTTGCCCCAGGTCGAAAATAATTGGAGCCCCTGTCAATACACTTTGTATTGTGGTCAAATGACAGACGCGGTTTTCTCAAACGACACATCTCAATTAATTACACTATCTCCGGATGGGAAAGTGAAGATATGGGAGAGTACGACGGGGAAATTAATACCTGATCTTGGTTCAGAGTTTGAGGGGCCACCTCATTATATGCACCCTAATTGGTTCACATTATCGAACGATGCCAAACTTCTTGCCATCTTAGATCTTCCGACAATCACAGTATGGGATGTAGAGTCTGGGAAACAGGTTCAAGAATTTAAAGCCCCAAGGTACACGTACCACTTCAAGGCCTTTACAGCGTTCTCACTCGACTGCATGTTTCTGGCTGTTACACATGATACATTTTTCCAAATTTGGGAATTAGCTACACGCAAAATGGTTCATGAGACTTTACACCAAGAGCACCTCTCACAGGTGATACTATCGCAAGACTTCAAGTTAGCGGCTTGGGAAACTACTGACAGCATCTTAATATCCAATGTAGCTACAGGAGAGAAGATTTATGAGCTCTCAAGCAAGTTTCAGCCAATACGCTTCTCCAATAATTCATCATATCTTGTCGCAACGGACTGTAGGTCCCCATATCGAGAGACGTCACTCCAAGTTTGGCCCATCTCGTCAGGCGAAGAAATCATAAGACATACATCTAGAGGGCCTCTAGAAGTATTCAGATCTATTGCTTTTTCGGACGACAGCAAATTCCTGGCGTTTGGACAAAGTGGTGGAAATATTAATATTTGGAACCTCGAAGAGAAAGCCATGATACAATCGTATATTGGCCATATAGATGCTGTTTCATCAATCGCATTTTCAAGAGACGCCAGACTTTTGGTGTCTGGATCTATGGATCGAACTGTGAAAGTCTGGAAGACAGATTTTGACAGCATCGACCGCCAACCACAGAGTGAATTGGACAAGACCTATAGTAAGATCAACGCTGTGACCTTGTCGACGGATGGGGAACTTACCGCGACATTATCTGGAGAGAAAATCAGATTTTGGAGCACACAGCAATCTCCACATATTCAAACAATCTGGCAATCTAAAAATCTTATCACCGAGTCTTTCAATTACCTCAGGGCAACTACGCTTGCAATATCCAAAGACTCCAGGCTTGTTGTTAGTGTGCATATATTCCGTGAAGATACTGATGATCCGCTATCCATTGGCATGAGTATCTGGAGCATCGATTTAGATTCGCCGGCTACCGACACCTTCCAGGTAGAAGATGATTCAGAAATTGTTGCAGTGGCGTTCTCACCTAATGCGGAATTCTTGGCTGCAGCATACCATGCAGTATACTATGGTGAGAAAAGGTGTACTGTCATTATCTGGAAAGTCGAGTCACGGGAAAGGGTGTACCAGCGCGCTGTGTCTACTACTGTTCCCGCTGCAACCCGATtttttgttgatgatgcgtATTTATACGTCGTCACGGATATCGAATGCTATAGATTGAAGGAGCCGACGGGAAACCTTCCCGAACATGGCGATCGATATCTCATACCTGCTGATAAGGTTGACATCGGTTACTCTATTAATTCATCAAAAGACTGGATTGCATGGAACGGGAAGGACATGATATGGCTACCGGGAGATTTTCGTCCATCAAGCACAGGTGCGTTTTCTGCACGGATCGCGGAAGTCGCGCTGGCAACTGCATTGGGAAGCCTTATTACAATGAATTTCGAGGAGCCTCCatctgaagatgaggatTGGACTCCCTGGAAGTCATCCGGATTTCTCTAGTGTCTAACTAGAGGGGTATAATACAAAGGGCTAGATATGTACATATTGGGATAGCTCTTGACGGGCCTCAGAGTCTCAAAACCCCCCCGAATGGTTTTCAAACAGCCTCTAAGATGCGGACTGAGTCAAGATTACTGGGTCGTTTTTTAGATTTGACTCATTCTGCTGAGTGGGCTTCTAAGAAATTTGATCAAAAATCTCGCCTCAGATGTGACAGGTGGCAATATGTTTGGCGTTAGTGCGCCCAAGGTTCTGGAACTCTGTCATATCCCCCTTTTCATTTTGTCTACAAGCTACACGTAATACTGAAACTGATTGAATCTTGCTACTGAGCAAGGGAAAGATGGCCAAAGTCAAAACTAAGGGCGCCTCCTCTCTACCTTAACGTCGGGGCCTATATCTTATATACTGGTACAGCCTTGACTGTTGAATAGGTGAATCATCCCGTATTGTCATTCTCAGCCTGTTACTAGACTTGGTACAATAGAACTAACAGACTATGAGGTAATTGGTGTTGTCACTAGGTAAACGCATGCTGGCGGAGAGTTGTTTTCTCTAGGCATTCCAGCTTTCTCCCGACAGAGCTAGCACTATTAACTGGATATGTCTACTAGTACTAACACTTCATTGAACTCAAATCCAGTTGTGTAGGCGAGTACACCCTCAGCTATTCGTGGTGAGAATGTTTGGGGTCCGCCATAAAGACGGAAGTCTATGTCATTTAGATAGCGTATCAATTGGAGAGCATCTAACTATCTTGACTATCATCCTAATGGGCTGGTTACATTTTCCAATTCCTCCTCGCCACTGCTTACTTGAAACATTATTCTTCTCCtaaatgatgatgatgtatgaGATGGTCTTCTACCTGAATTACGACGATGGCGGCTAGTCCATTTCACATGTCTCTACTCTGAATATAGTTTAAACGATCAATAGCGTCGGAATATTATTTTTGTGTACTCACAATTTTCCCGTAAAATGATTACTAGTAGCCGATGTGCA
This window contains:
- a CDS encoding NACHT domain-containing protein, which translates into the protein MPRKSISTFFKGLRSKSHGRNDPAGSSLNVLDHGETERGQSLQLIRHSILPQPGRSTSTTPQPSTLVILSNKLHDSNSDHPQSGNETNTIATAGDERRAQMLAIMQYGQNRVKREVKIKESVREAMEIVNSMKSIISTGIQAAPQAALPWSIVSMALDIVQNPVKAQKDNIEGIAYTTKRMKWYWSLSSDLFHGDGCLRNNNGATDTQNGILLRLVGLYKEIILFQVKSIYNWNDSLKEIRTLELEFQNDYATYMTLEEKINNLEQQDRDCLRDLYITNPRNDKERLLDTKGGLLPDSYTWAVKSAMFRQWHTEKETNLLWIKGNPGKGKTMMICGLIEELEHMEPHQDLLSYFFCQGTDPNFNNATAVLRGIIYSLATQKPSLIEHVQQAYKNVGSRSLFDGINAWITLSGVFVKMLQDPALENACLIVDALDECESDRKKLLDLIVGSTLATPQVKWILSSRNYPDIEAKIRSCRTIAVIDLESSATLVSESVDAYIRCRTRQLSLIEDNEVLQEQLQRAILQKSSGTFLWAALVFQEIEERRTYDDDAELLQLLDAMPSGLSGLYERMMNQINLLVRSDQERCRNILATMVAAYQPLNLETLPIMAGLKGRLTQAEPLKLLVRMCGSFLTIRGDVVYFVHQSAKDYLIGEGRNRILPSGSETIHRDMFNRSLEAMSKPGKLRPNIYSLPYPGVKIHEISLPQPDPLASIMYCCMHWLQHFCDGVNKIFDFLKLHFLHWIEALSLSQNLEAGVVSLQNLINLLTVYISAIIFAPMKSYIRLHFKDAISWIKTLPQVENNWSPCQYTLYCGQMTDAVFSNDTSQLITLSPDGKVKIWESTTGKLIPDLGSEFEGPPHYMHPNWFTLSNDAKLLAILDLPTITVWDVESGKQVQEFKAPRYTYHFKAFTAFSLDCMFLAVTHDTFFQIWELATRKMVHETLHQEHLSQVILSQDFKLAAWETTDSILISNVATGEKIYELSSKFQPIRFSNNSSYLVATDCRSPYRETSLQVWPISSGEEIIRHTSRGPLEVFRSIAFSDDSKFLAFGQSGGNINIWNLEEKAMIQSYIGHIDAVSSIAFSRDARLLVSGSMDRTVKVWKTDFDSIDRQPQSELDKTYSKINAVTLSTDGELTATLSGEKIRFWSTQQSPHIQTIWQSKNLITESFNYLRATTLAISKDSRLVVSVHIFREDTDDPLSIGMSIWSIDLDSPATDTFQVEDDSEIVAVAFSPNAEFLAAAYHAVYYGEKRCTVIIWKVESRERVYQRAVSTTVPAATRFFVDDAYLYVVTDIECYRLKEPTGNLPEHGDRYLIPADKVDIGYSINSSKDWIAWNGKDMIWLPGDFRPSSTGAFSARIAEVALATALGSLITMNFEEPPSEDEDWTPWKSSGFL